TGGTTTAGGTTCTGAGGTGTAGAAGAAGGGTCCAACAGAGAACAACTTCATGTTCTTGGCATTGAGCGTGCGATAAGAAGCAAGAGGAGCACCACTGATTCCATGGTTGGCGTCAGTAGGGACTTTGCAGCTCTCCAATGGAGAACTGTCAAGGAATGCCTTGCACTCGGTGAGCTTCCATTTCTTGTTGTAACTATCTTCAAGCTTTGACGGTGACAATGTTGCAAAGAAGTAACCCTTGGCATCAGTTGCACCAGCTAACATGGAGAAAGGTGCAGTCTCATACCCATTTTCGTCCTCTCCCACGCATGTAATCCTTGCCACAGCTCCTGCATAGCAAGTGTTAAAATCTGAAGTACCGGTGTCGATCGGTTGCTTGAAGTTCAAGTTATTTTTGTGAAGTTTTACCCTATATTATACATAGAATCACTGATATAAAGTTAGAGCTACATTACCTTGAATTGGGAAAGCTTTAAGGCCTGAGGTACATAAAACAAGCCCTTGAATGCCGAAGAGATTGTGAGGTAGTAGTTCTCCATACGATTGATCTAGTTTTGGTTTCTCAACCTGTGGTGGATTTGGTTTCTCAACCTGTGGTGCTTCTGGCTTTTGAACCTGTGGAGGTTTTGGTTGCTCAACCTGTGGTGGTTTTGAGGCATAGCCATAATCAGCAGAGACGTCGATAAGTAGCAATGAAAGTACAACCAGACAGGTGGGAAAGAGGAAGCGAGTGAGAGCCATTGCAATTGTACTAACAGCACACACAAAGTACAAGAGGTGAAGGATTGCTGGCTATTGAAACTTAAGAGTCACTGCCAGGTCCTTATATAGGTATAGTTTCTATCTACTACAGGAGCATAATGATGCACTGCACGTCGGTTAAGTAATCTACGCCATTCTCCCCACAATATCTATAGGCTGGCACTAAGATTTTGCAGACGTGGGTGCTCCTACGTCCTTCTCAATGTATGTCACTATATATCCTACTGCTACGTACTAGTATTGCCTAGGGTACAATTTTCTGGGCCAAAAAAGTTTCTCAAATATTGGTGGTAAGCCTTATGGTTAGTGATAGGAGGCTACTCATGACCCGCATTGAGACCACTTAACATATTGATGAAGAAGTTTGAAAGCTAAGAAACATGTAACATTTTTAAGAATACATGGGAAGAAGAATTTGTTTTAGTCATAATATAATAAACCCTCCAGACAATGTAAACATGCATCTATGATACATGAAATTGTATTTTCTTAGCATTTTGGCTATAGCTTCCTGCCGAGGCTTTTACTTGAAAGATTCACGAGATCCTTATCGTTTTTGGCTTTCTGCCCCTCGCGCACTCTTATGTTCTATATTTTTTATTTAAATTATTTTAAGATTGTCAAAAAAAAAAAAAAAGAAGAAGAAGAAGAAGAGGAGAATCAGGAAATTAATTAATATATACGTGAAATAGGTAATTGGGAAATTTCTTCCAAAGCAAGTTTAAATCTCATGTACGTAGATTCTTGTATATTTACTTTCCATTCTCATGTACCTAATGTATTCTCTTGTTTCAATTGTTCTTTGCGTTTTTGAGTTGTCGTAGATTCCATAAAGATTTACCCTTAGCATAGCTACCACTATAAAGAGGAGCACATAGTTCAGTTTATGCATATACTTTATTTCTTTGGCCATCGATCCCTTTATCTCAACCATGAAACCTGAACACAAAGAAGCACTCCTCAAGTTCGTCACTACAAATAAGAGGATCCTCGCCCTTGTGGGTGTAGGCCTCCTCCTCCTCGTATCTTGCATCTTCGTGTTCCTCTACGCCATTCCTCCCAGGCCTTCCGTCACCATTACTAATGCCTCCCTCACCCAATTCAAGCTCATCGGCAACAATCTCAACTACAACCTTACCCTCGACCTCGCCGTCTACAACACCAACAAAAAAAAAGCCATGCAATACAAGAGCGTCCAAGTTGTCGCCGAGTATGCGAATCAGTACTTTGCTACGAGTTCCCTGCCACCCTTCAGACAGAGTCACCAGAACACGACCATCCTGCATGGAAATCTTCAAGGGCAGCCGTCGATGAGGTTTTGGGATAGTGACCTAGTTCAGTTTAAGGCGGAGAGCGCTGCGGGTGTTTACAGTATTGACGTGGAGGCTACCATGAAGGTAAAAGAGTACGTAAAGTTTTATAAACGTAACTGGATCTGCAAGCTGAAGATTCCTTTGAGTTCTAGTGAAGCATCTCCATCTCCTAGTAGTTTCAGGGATGTAAACTGTAAGGCTGAGAAACATAAAAGGCGGAAACCCAGAGTTCCACGGAAAAAGACCTCGAGAAAAACAATGGTGAGGATTAATGTTTGAAAAAACATCAACCTGCATCAAAGTGGATTGTATTTTTCGTTAGCTCAATTTTCTTGAGGCCTTGTTTCTTATTTTTTTCAGGTTTTAGTTTGTCTTTGCATGGTAGAAGCTAGGTTCTTCTACAAGACAGTCATATTTTTTATGGGATATCCTCAGATCATTAATATTATTGTTTGACAGTCACAATATATATATATATATATATATATATATATATATATATTATTATTTTTCTTTCCAAATTGGACTACACTATCTCAAGCATGTCACAAAAATTGACAGTCAATTAATTCATATATATGGAGCTAGCTATACCGACGTACTTTATTTTGCTAGCTGTTTATCAGTTCAATCCCACCTCTTTGATTAACATAGTTTATGCCAATCACTTAATCATACAAGGTGCTTAATTTACTGGGTTCAAAACAGCTAGTAGTATCAGTATATACAAAACTTGAAGTGTCTACCAACTTCTTTGAGAACTCAGTAAACATTGGTGAACCAATTCAAAGTGGTATATATGTTAATCCCCAGTTGCTATATTATAATTCCCCTTTGCAGTATCTGAAAGCCTTTCTACTCAAGTACGATGTGCTTTGCTACCTCAATGACGGGTTTCAAGTGTCCTTAATTAATTCCTTAATCTATTGACTTGTGTAGCAAGGGAAGGCTGGCGAGTTTATTAGATTGTATCCAATTACCAAACTGCTTACCGTACCGTTGTGATCATCATTTGAAAATTTACCAAGATGTTAACTTTGTCTAAATTTAGGGTGCTAGCTAGTAGTGAGATTGGCACACTGTAGAGCTCACGGGCAAAATTCTCACCGGTACCAAGGTGATTTTGATATGATCTCTTGTTTTCGCCTTTTAAGTTTTACTTAAACCAGAAACATCGCTTGTGAAGTAAATTTGAGTTTATTTTCGAAATGGAGATATTCTTAAAATTCACATTTACGAAGAAGTTTATGAAGATTGACTACTCTTTAAAAATGTTTTTGTTACAAATCAGTAAAAGTTTATTTTCGAAATTGAGTGATGCCTAATGTCTAACATGAGGGATTCGGGGTTCCCATGTTGAGACTTGAAACGGTCTAACATAGCATAGTCAAGTCATTAACATTGTACAACCCTCTGACTCAAAGAAATATCTACCATTTACCATTTACCATTTACGTGAGGGAGTAGCTGTACGTCCCTCGGAGCTGTATGACAAAGTGAAGGCCATTTGGTCATTTTATATCACGGTCCATCCTATGCCATTGAGATCCTTGGCAGCCACGCAAGTTCCAAATGGTGACGATCGAGAGAAAGTGAGCCAATAGGTGTACGGTAACAATGTTATAAAACGATGACTCGATGAGGTAAATCCCAACGAAGGTTCCACATTATGACATATCCATAGAAGCAGTGTCAATTCTCCTCGTACAAAAGCCCCCCCTCCTCCCTCTTCATTTCTACCTCATTCTAAAACCCTTCCCAAGTCTTAAACATCCCCCTCTCTCATTTCAACAAAACCTCTCACAAATCCTAAAGTCTCTTCAAGCTCAAGAAACAAGAATGTGTGGCGGTGATAGAATCGCTGAGTTCATCCCTCGCAACCGCCGCCGTGTCTCCGCCGAGATATGGCCGGACAATTTCTTCAACTCAGATCTCACCACACCTTGTCACAAGGTCGACTCACCTTCCACCAAAACACCCCAACCCATTTCAGGTATGCATGCTCTTCTTTCCTTGTTACGTATGTGTCTTTAAAATGAAAAATTCGATTAGACAATAAGTGAGACTTATGTTTTACACAAAACAGGGGGCGTGCAAGAACAGAAGCCCGCCAAGCGGCAGAGGAAGAACCTCTACAGAGGCATCAGGCAGCGCCCATGGGGCAAATGGGCCGCTGAGATTCGCGACCCGAGAAAAGGAGTCCGAGTTTGGCTTGGTACCTTCAACACGGCTGAAGAAGCAGCCAGAGCTTATGACAGGGAGGCTCGCAAAATCCGCGGCAAGAAAGCCAAGGTTAATTTCCCTAATGAAGATGACCAAGATTACAATCCTCATCAGACTCATCTGAGAGTTTCCAATTCCAACCCTGCTCATCATCCATGTCAGCTTAATAATACAGGTAACTTCAGTGACAATCATATGGGTTATGATCTGAACCAGACTATAGCATTTCCCTCAAATTCAAATGGGTTTGTTGTGAATACTACTGACCCAATTGTTTTCTCTGGGGAAGAAAATTCTGGGTCTGGTTCTGAGGGGACTTACTCTTCAACAGGGTTGGTGGGTTGCATTCACGATGAGAAAGAGAAAGAGGAATCAATACAAGGGAATACGATTGTGGCTGCTGAAGAGAATGAAGTTCAAAAGCTTTCTGAGGAGCTAATGGCGTATGAGAACTACATGAAATTCTATCAGATTCCATATCTGGATGGGCAGTCCATAGCCCCTGTGAATCCTACTGCTCAGGAAAGCATGGTTGATGATCTTTGGATCTTTGATGATGAGAACGAGAATTAATGTTCCTGCTTCTGTCACCTCTTTAATTGATTGATGAATTGATGAGTTTGTTCATTGATTCTTGTTTAATTAATGTTCAGTCTTAGTCATAAAAACTGTATCAAACGGCTAATTTTATGTATTTGTTATCGACATTTGAATATTTTAAGTTCCCTTTCAGTTTTCATTTTACTTTCTTATGATCGTTCATGTTAAAGAATTGTTCTGCGGCAAAGCGGCCTGAATCGATTTCACCAACAGCACTCTGTTTTTACCATGATCACCATAAACAAAGTAAAACGATCATGTCCCGCATGGTAGGAATTATAATCGTTCGTAGAATCATATTCCAGAGAAGTCATTAACAAATTTCGAGAAAAAAAGAGGAAGAAGAAGAAGAAGAAAAGTTATTAACAAACACAGACAGCTAGCTGCAAGCGTAGAAATCATGGTGGTAGATTGGGTTGGTGAATGTGATGAATGATGTTGCAGAATTTGCAACTTGCGTGATTCCGGGTGGTTTTGTTTCCCATTCCCAGCTGCGCTACTGGTTTTCAATGCCTTTACCAGGTTCCCTTGTTTTCTAATCGTCGGCGCCAATAGATTCCCACCTTTATAAACTTGTACTTATTACCTTCCAGCCCATCATTCAGACTTGTACGTCTGTCGTACTCACTGAGCCACTGGCACCCTATCGTAAATCAAACACGCAGATTATGCCTATGCAGATTTGGATAGGGTCATAAATTTCATCGGGCTGGGCTAGCTGTAATCTAGGCCCAATATTAAGAGAGCCATGGCCTAGTCTTTTCCCGCCGTGGCCGACACGCCGAGTCTTGTACTATAGTTCTTCAACCAACAGGAAGCTTACAAATGTAAGGATCAAGCGATGACTTTTAAATAGATGGTTGGATGAAAGTTTTGAGTTTTAACGAATACATTCAGATTCTGATATATCCATGTCATCATGCAACTCTTTTATTTAGAAATCCTTACAAGATCCTTATACATAATAAGATCCTCATTGAAAACTCTCTCCTTGAGCAACTAGCGAACAAAATTTGGACAACCCCTACAAATGCGATAGATGCCATCAGTGTATTAATAATCAGAAAGGACCAATTAGGTCCAAATAAACTTCGGTTATCTACACGCCAATTTATAGGAGGGGGTTACGGGGCAAAAATACAAGTGGAAGATATCAATATGACCAATTTGATTTTGAGCTAAGCAAACGGAGCAGGTTCATCAGCCTAGAGTAGTGCGAGACTGATTAGGAAATCTAAGCTGCAGCTTGACATGGTAAGTGGATTCGGCACCGGGCGACTGCTGATCACTCTGAGCAAAATCAGCTAGTCCGCGAGCAAAAGCAAACGATCCTGTTCCACCCATCACGGTGAGTTCTTCTCTGTCTTTGTGGGAAACATGCTTGGCCTGAACGCTAAGGCTACCGGAATACTCAGGCGTGTGAAATGTGAGGTAGATGATATTGAATGCCGACTGTGCGAAGTCTTCCATAGGGATAATGAAACCTTGAGCTTTTCCAACTACCCGAGAAGTGTTCTCGGGTCCCTCCGTGAGCTTGCGGTGGAAGATGAATGCTCCGGTGTCTGCTTGTGCCACCGGCTGATGTGCATTGGAGCTTGCAATGTGTGGCTGCTGGATGTACAAGGAAAGGTCAAGCCAAGGCGGCGAGGGCTTTCTTTCGGGTACTGGAGAAACTAAAGCCAGGAGAATCACAGTGAGTGTTGCCAAAAGGACTGCAGCACAAAATATGAAGCCAGGCAGCATCATTCATGCATTGAAACTGGAAGGCAGTTGGAGGAATATTATGTCTCTGGTGAGGCCATTTAATACAGTTTCCATTGTTGATTAGGCCAACTAATCCACAATGAGAGTTTCCTTAACCAAACCAATACCATACAAGTATGTGACGTTCCACAAGGTCACTATTATGACCAATACAACTTAAAATTCTAAGCTATCCTACAATTGCATATGGGAAGACTGCCATATCTATCAACTTCATAGACACCACTTAAAACATTATATTATCAAGGCATTAACAGATTTAAACTGAGGATAAAAGAAAGCAGGTTAGTTTCACTGCAGTGCCTACTTCATAATAATCTTAATCCAAATGTTTCCACAGATTAATATACCAACATCTATTAAGGTAGTGTCCAAAGTGCATCAAAAGCATAATAAGCATCTGGTGTTTCACAATCTCCACCTCTCAAAACAACAATTAACCAGAACATCAAACGTAGAGAGCAACACTGCACATCTATATCAATCTGGGTAAGCATGCTTGTTGTGACTGCATAAGAATATGGAAGGCTATCCAGTGCTTAAGAAGTTTAAGGATATGCAGATTAGTAAGATGTGGAAATAAAAGTAATACTCGGATCAGGCAAAGGACTAAGACATAAAGACAGGAACACAACCTAGCTTAATAAAATCCACCGGCAAAACAGCAGAAATTAGAAGCACATAAAACATCTAACAATATTTTAAGACAACTTCATTCCAAACAGAGGCCTCCAAAATCCAAACATCAAATCAAAGAGAAGGAGAATGAAACAAGAGGACATCACAGATTCACAGTGGAATCTTGTCTGTCAATCAAGACATACGAGCAACAATAACAGACAACAGTAACTGGGAATCAATAGTATTACACCTTCATACTTTCACATTCATTATTAGTGCTTATCAACAAGTAATCAACTATCAAAATGTTTAATTGATTGAAAAGGTTTCCTTATGTAAAATAACAGACTCCATTTCAATTCGACTAATGTCAAAATAGTTCAGTGACATATACTTCATGATGGCACACCTAAATCCTACTGAAAATAGCTCAATACCTCAAACTTGCTCAAACAGGTTCCAAACCTCACGGGCTGACAATGCAAGTTACTTTCCAAGAGATAAAAAGAACGGAAATGTAATGTTATATTTGCTGCTCACTTTTGTCGCATTTGAAATGTTCAACGTGCAACAAGTGTTCTATACTCTCTGCTACATAAGCAACAGGCTGAAGTGAACCAAAGGAAACCGGTGGTCGTGACAATCTGGAGGCTAATGGCAGGGCTATTTATTTCTGATCAGTTATGTGGAAATAGGAGTGCGGCAACTGAACTGGATTTATGGGAGATACCTCTTTTCTATTTTTCTCCAATAAATCCATTCCAGTTGCCGCACTCCTAGTCCGCACCATTGCTCATGAAACTTTTATGTAATTCTGTTTGGTGACATGACCAACTCCTCTAGGAACAGATTGGAAATGAAAATGTTCACGGGTGTTAACATCTGTTTCACACCAGCAATTTTTGGCATGAATCCCACAACTAAACTACTTCCTCTTATAGAGGCTTTACAGGTTCACTTTCCAGAAACTCTAACCTCGAGATGGTTTCATAATTGATTCCAACCTGAAAAACCTCTGAAAACTCATTGATCAAAGATTTACAGGCAATATCAAGTAGTTGGCCATCATCAGCATCAGGTAGCTGTTTTCTTCTATTATCGTCAAATGACTCAAACTCCCCTAACAACCCTCTAATGCTTCCGACCTGATAGTTTTGCAAACCACACGGTACTATCCAACCAAAAGGAGTTAAATCTGTGGTCACGTTCACTGCTAGACCGTGATAAGCTATCCACTGAGACACTCGTATACCAATGGCTGCTAGTTTCTGGTTTCCTGACAAAAAAATAACATATGAATCTACATTTCTTGTTTGTTTTCTTTTCAACATTACCAACTATGCAAAAGTCAAAAAATAGATTGCGTATTCGGAAGCATACCATGCCAAACACCAGTTAAGCCCTCAAGCCGAGAGGCCTTGATAGAAAATGTGTTTGAAAGAGCGCGAATGATCACCTCCTCAAGTGACCTGAGGTACCAATGAAGATCCATTTTGTGATTCCGGAGATTCATAATGGGGTACATTACTATCTACATTACCACAAATATGCATCATAAGTTAGCTCCGCAAAATTACATCCAACATAAACTGAAGTAGTTTACACCACTACCTGACCAGGACCATGATATGTAACCTCGCCGCCGCGCTCGGTGCGGTGAACATCAAACGGCGCATCCGTGATGTCGAAATTGAGGAACTTCTCGGAGCTGCCGGTGCCCATTGTATAAACAGGCGGATGCTGAAGAACAATGAGCGAGTCTGGGCAGTGCTTATTCCTCTCAATCAGAGCCTTCTTCTCTTTGACTAAGCTCTTCTGCCAAGACCAGGCTTGCCTGTAAGGAACTAGCTCCTTGTACAGATTGAAGCACTCACAGTGCTGGGTTTTAACGGCTGGGATTGGTTGGATTCTGGGGGAGAGGAGCCGAGGAGGTTTAGGGTGGTGATTGGAAACTGGGTACGGTGGGATTGAGGCGGCGAAAGATTGGGTAGCCATGAAAGTCATCTGTTATGATCTTTGATGTTTTGATTAGTGAGACTCTTGATTTGTAAGGGCAACAAAGGAGGAAGGCGAAAAATGGGAAGTAGAGCAACAAAGATGTGTGGAAAGAAGCAATATCTAGCTTCTTGGTTTGTATCGAAATGAATGGGAATGGGGAAGTAGGCGGGGCGTTCAAAGCTTTCAGGCGAAGGTGAAAAAGAGGGAGCGGATTTTTTTTTCTTTTCTTTACCGTAATAACGTACGCATCTTACATCTTATACATAAAAACACTTAAAAGATATTAGTTAACCTATTTAACCAATCAGGCTACTGTTTACGGACATATATTTTTGTCAGTCGTAAGATTTAAGGCCAATGATTGTAAGTAACTTATTGAAAATGGTAGAATTCTTCTTTTCTATCAAAAGTTCTTGTATACACGGCAATGCATATATAAAGGGTATTAGTACTTAATTAGTATATGAGTAATTTTAGCTATTCATAACTATTTCTATATGGGAACCACCATGTACCTACATTAAGGTAATCTAATCTAATTCACGTGATATGCATAGATACATGTCGTGTACTACAAACTCTACATTTGGACCACTGCAAGTGGCTTAGTGGTTATTGTTAAGTTGGCTGTGGGGCCAACCTAGGTTAGAGCCCTGAAACTGTTAAAGTTGTCAAAAAACATGCTGCAATGCATAGTTAGAGTGGTCTAATGGATATTACCTAGTTGGGTGTATTCCTCTACCCTAGGTTCGAGCCACTAAGTTGTCAAAGTGGTCAGACATAGTATTGCAATACATAGTTAGAGCATTTCATATGCGCATAAAGATTAACTTCTGGACTTAAGAAGCCTTCGGGGTATGCTAACACCTACAAAAATAAAAATAAAAAATAAAACTCTATTGCAGAAACTCAACTACTCGAGTACATAATGCAATTTTAATCATCCATATCCATCCACATATAAGGTCAGGTTGATCAGTCATACATATGTATTAATGTCTGTACTGTCTGTTAATCTTAACCATTAATATAATATGTGTAAATACACGTAGTGTGTATTAAAGACGTTTTGATAATAATATTATGTTACATTCTCTTGAAATCAGTGAATGAAAAACAAGTAGTTGCACATTTGCACGGGGCGAAATCCTGGAATGTGGTTGTTTAGTTACTTTGGTTGAGTTGTTGCGAGACTAGGGCCTCTATCCCCATTTGTTATCTGACTCGGACCTGGTCGACCTTCACTAGTTGATCTAACACTTCGAAACAACTTGCAGAGATTATTCTTCATCGAAACAAACGGTTTGTTCAGTATATGTTGACAACGCTTCCCTAATTTTGCTGAGGATTTCAATGGCATGTAGTCGATGGCCTTATTGATCTCATCTAACATTTCCCTCAATTCATCATTGTTCCTGTACAATATAAACGCCAGAGTTACTATATCATCAAGTAATTCACTTGAGAATGAATGGTAAATATAATGCATAAATGTCGAATTCAACTTACATTGTCATGTCCATGTACTGAGATTTCACTGCAGGTTCTTCGTTTTTTGGTGAGCCATCATAAACCGGTGTTTTCTCAGTATTAGCTTGTCCTTGCAGTAAAGTAATCTAAAACAAGAACGAAAAAATTGGATATAATCTTATTTCACCATTTTGAATTTGAAACAATACTAATTACATGAGGTACATACATACCTGATTCTCAATGCAAAAGCTGAAATTCATTAGCTTATCGATTTTCTTCTGTAAGCGCCCCTTCTTCTCTGTATATTTTTTCAACACTGCGTATCGATTTCAAATCATAGAACAAGTCATAAAATATAACATGCACAGGATATATGTTTTCGCAGGATAGGGATCTTACCGTATTGGTCATAATTTCTTTCGATTGAACCATATAGCTTCTGTGCCTTCTTACTATCCGCAGCTGCGACCATTTGTTGAGCCTTCAGAATATTTGCAAGGATCTTCTTCTGAAGCTCATGCTTCTGATTCTGAAGCCTGCGTAGTGTCTGTGTACGTATAAATTTAAAGGATCGATCATGTAAAACTTAAACATATCGATATCGATAAATCAAACCAAGAAATTATGTACATACCTCTTTTAGTTCCTTGAGAGGATTGGCTTCCTGCTTTTTATCCTTCTCTAAAACTGGGATAGACATGTTTGGTGCTTTTATTCTTTTGTGTGAAGACTGAAGAGCCATGGTGATGACCTGCAGCTTTTCTTTGTTTCCGGAAAAAAAGAGTGAGAATAAAATCTTTTCAAACCGTAACGGCCGGCAGCGAAATCGATCAGTACTGTACACAGTGGCAGTACTTAAATCTGTATATGCTAAGCTCCCTTGTTCAACAACTTATTACAAGCAGTAGGCTGTGTTAATTTATATTAACGGAACGTACTGGAGGCTAGCTATGATGACAATGGGCTGTGGATGTTAGGACACAAATGCATGCATGTAAAATATGGAGACGACGATGTTCAGGTATGAAGTATGTAACCTAATCTCAATAGAAGATGGATATCCATGTTACATGAAAACTAACAGTGTATGAAATGGAAGCTATATACGAGACAAATTACTATATAGATGTGGTTTTGGATCGATCAATGTTACATTGAAGCGTGTTCCTTACATAATTGTGACGGATTAAAGATACTCGATCCTTCTCCAACTCAATTTCATTCGAACTGGATATATATGGATCGACTATATATGAAACAAATACGTACCCAAACAATCCCATGATCATGTATCTAGGAAAATATTAATGAAGCACCTCGGTTCTTTTAGATGTGAAATATATGAGTGTATAATCGATATATATATATATATATATTTATTTTTTTTTTTTNNNNNNNNNNNNNNNNNNNNNNNNNNNNNNNNNNNNNNNNNNNNNNNNNNNNNNNNNNNNNNNNNNNNNNNNNNNNNNNNNNNNNNNNNNNNNNNNNNNNNNNNNNNNNNNNNNNNNNNNNNNNNNNNNNNNNNNNNNNNNNNNNNNNNNNNNNNNNNNNNNNNNNNNNNNNNNNNNNNNNNNNNNNNNNNNNNNNNNNNNNNNNNNNNNNNNNNNNNNNNNNNNNNNNNNNNNNNNNNNNNNNNNNNNNNNNNNNNNNNNNNNNNNNNNNNNNNNNNNNNNNNNNNNNNNNNNNNNNNNNNNNNNNNNNNNNNNNNNNNNNNNNNNNNNNNNNNNNNNNNNNNNNNNNNNNNNNNNNNNNNNNNNNNNNNNNNNNNNNNNNNNNNNNNNNNNNNNNNNNNNNNNNNNNNNNNNNNNNNNNNNNNNNNNNNNNNNNNNNNNNNNNNNNNNNNNNNNNNNNNNNNNNNNNNNNNNNNNNNNNNNNNNNNNNNNNNNNNNNNNNNNNNNNNNNNNNNNNNNNNNNNNNNNNNNNNNNNNNNNNNNNNNNNNNNNNNNNNNNNNNNNNNNNNNNNNNNNNNNNNNNNNNNNNNNNNNNNNNNNNNNNNNNNNNNNNNNNNNNNNNNNNNNNNNNNNNNNNNNNNNNNNNNNNNNNNNNNNNNNNNNNNNNNNNNNNNNNNNNNNNNNNNNNNNNNNNNNNNNNNNNNNNNNNNNNNNNNNNNNNNNNNNNNNNNNNNNNNNNNNNNNNNNNNNNNNNNNNNNNNNNNNNNNNNNNNNNNNNNNNNNNNNNNNNNNNNNNNNNNNNNNNNNNNNNNNNNNNNNNNNNNNNNNNNNNNNNNNNNNNNNNNNNNNNNNNNNNNNNNNNNNNNNNNNNNNNNNNNNNNNNNNNNNNNNNNNNNNNNNNNNNNNNNNNNNNNNNNNNNNNNNNNNNNNNNNNNNNNNNNNNNNNNNNNNNNNNNNNNNNNNNNNNNNNNNNNNNNNNNNNNNNNNNNNNNNNNNNNNNNNNNNNNNNNNNNNNNNNNNNNNNNNNNNNNNNNNNNNNNNNNNNNCCCCATTTTAACAAGCAATTGGGCATCTAAGATACCACTACAGTCACCAGGAGCATAAGGAGCAAGAAACTGAAGCCAAGCTTTAATGGATCGAAAAACACGCATAAGAGATGGTTTTTTGTTCTCAAAACGTAACTTATTGCGAGACTTCCAAATAGCCATCAGAACATATAAGCCTCCTGCAAGCCAAAGATTTCTCAACTGAGCAGAGAAGGCCTTGTGCGTAAAGGAGTCCCAAAGGTCAAATAAAGAACCGGTGGATGGAAGAGAAGTACCAAAGCAGCAAGCAAGCCATT
The window above is part of the Fragaria vesca subsp. vesca linkage group LG2, FraVesHawaii_1.0, whole genome shotgun sequence genome. Proteins encoded here:
- the LOC101291007 gene encoding proline-rich protein 3-like; this encodes MALTRFLFPTCLVVLSLLLIDVSADYGYASKPPQVEQPKPPQVQKPEAPQVEKPNPPQVEKPKLDQSYGELLPHNLFGIQGLVLCTSGLKAFPIQGAVARITCVGEDENGYETAPFSMLAGATDAKGYFFATLSPSKLEDSYNKKWKLTECKAFLDSSPLESCKVPTDANHGISGAPLASYRTLNAKNMKLFSVGPFFYTSEPKPAPNGY
- the LOC101314813 gene encoding ethylene-responsive transcription factor ERF071-like isoform 1; this encodes MCGGDRIAEFIPRNRRRVSAEIWPDNFFNSDLTTPCHKVDSPSTKTPQPISGGVQEQKPAKRQRKNLYRGIRQRPWGKWAAEIRDPRKGVRVWLGTFNTAEEAARAYDREARKIRGKKAKVNFPNEDDQDYNPHQTHLRVSNSNPAHHPCQLNNTGNFSDNHMGYDLNQTIAFPSNSNGFVVNTTDPIVFSGEENSGSGSEGTYSSTGLVGCIHDEKEKEESIQGNTIVAAEENEVQKLSEELMAYENYMKFYQIPYLDGQSIAPVNPTAQESMVDDLWIFDDENEN
- the LOC101314813 gene encoding ethylene-responsive transcription factor ERF071-like isoform 3; translation: MCGGDRIAEFIPRNRRRVSAEIWPDNFFNSDLTTPCHKVDSPSTKTPQPISGGVQEQKPAKRQRKNLYRGIRQRPWGKWAAEIRDPRKGVRVWLGTFNTAEEAARAYDREARKIRGKKAKVNFPNEDDQDYNPHQTHLRVSNSNPAHHPCQLNNTGLVGCIHDEKEKEESIQGNTIVAAEENEVQKLSEELMAYENYMKFYQIPYLDGQSIAPVNPTAQESMVDDLWIFDDENEN
- the LOC101314813 gene encoding ethylene-responsive transcription factor ERF071-like isoform 2 is translated as MCGGDRIAEFIPRNRRRVSAEIWPDNFFNSDLTTPCHKVDSPSTKTPQPISGGVQEQKPAKRQRKNLYRGIRQRPWGKWAAEIRDPRKGVRVWLGTFNTAEEAARAYDREARKIRGKKAKVNFPNEDDQDYNPHQTHLRVSNSNPAHHPCQLNNTENSGSGSEGTYSSTGLVGCIHDEKEKEESIQGNTIVAAEENEVQKLSEELMAYENYMKFYQIPYLDGQSIAPVNPTAQESMVDDLWIFDDENEN
- the LOC101290715 gene encoding putative lipoyltransferase-like protein, chloroplastic-like translates to MTFMATQSFAASIPPYPVSNHHPKPPRLLSPRIQPIPAVKTQHCECFNLYKELVPYRQAWSWQKSLVKEKKALIERNKHCPDSLIVLQHPPVYTMGTGSSEKFLNFDITDAPFDVHRTERGGEVTYHGPGQIVMYPIMNLRNHKMDLHWYLRSLEEVIIRALSNTFSIKASRLEGLTGVWHGNQKLAAIGIRVSQWIAYHGLAVNVTTDLTPFGWIVPCGLQNYQVGSIRGLLGEFESFDDNRRKQLPDADDGQLLDIACKSLINEFSEVFQVGINYETISRLEFLESEPVKPL